AACCACGGGAAGCGGCGAGCTAAAATCCGGCATTGCCTCCAGGGCATCCGTATCGCCGGGGGGCAAACCGCCCTGATGGGAGTCTCCGGGAGGAGAAAACTTACGGATTTCCAGCCCCAGATATTGACGTATTCGTTCATCCAGCCTCGATATGTTGCTGAGCCTCTCCCGAATATTCTCAAATCGCTGACTCAGTTCCTCGATCTTTTTCTGATGCGCCAAGAGATCCGCTTCCTTAGCTTCGATCTCTTTTTCGTGCGACAACAGTTCTCCCCGCAAATCTCGATTGGCCTCAACCAGGGAATGTCCCCTCGAGTGCGATAAGTAAACGAGAAAACCGGCCACGAGGGACAATCCCAGCCAGACTCCCAGCGCGACCACGGCCGCGCCCGGGACCGATATCATCCTCGTCGATCTCTTGGGGCCTCCAACCAGTACGACTGTAATTCTCACGTCTGCTCCCCCGAGTCGTTAGAGATGCGCATAAACAGATGGCTCGCTGTTTTCGTACCTGAAAACTTCCACCGAGTTCGAGCATTTTTCGCGTGTATGACTCTTGACGACCAACCGTGAACGTAAGTCTGTCACAACCGGTGGAAATAGGCGCCTGTTTCTCATTTTGTGAATAGAGAATCGCGCCCGGTTAAACCAGCGAGTTTCCCGGTCTCCACGGGAACAACACGGACAGCTTACCCGCAGAGGAGTTGAGTTGACTGAATCGTACTTACGCTCAACCCACGACGCACGACACTTCCGTCGGTTTCCGGCCATGGCACAGTGAGTTGGATGAACAGATAGAAAGGATCGTTCCCCACTTTTTGGAGTTTGAGCAAGGAAGTGGCGATCCTATAGCACACATTCCTGCAAAAGTCAATGAAGTGATTGATGATAAATTCACGAGTCTGAAGTTTGGTGAAAAAAACGAATCTTCGCGCTCTCGGCGGCATACCGTAGCTACATGGTAAGATGTCGAACGTCCTTAACGGCATTAGAAGAAAACGCCTGCGCATCCAGGAAATTTACCATGAATATCCCAGGAAGACGAAGTCGGAACCCTGTGCCCGATCCTCTTCCGTCTCCCGGATCGGTCCCGTTAATTAAAAATACCTTCCTGTCGCATCAGCTCGATTTCCTCTTCCGGATACCCCAACTCCGTCATCACTTCCCGGTTGTGGGTACCCGGTTTGCAGCCGATGTGACGATAGTGGGGTGCGGTTTCCGAGAATTTGATTGGATGGGCCAATTGTCTGACGGTGGTTCCGCCTCCGGCCGGAACGGAGACGACCAGCCCCCGCGCTTCCGAATGCGGGCTCGTCAATGCCTCCTCTAATGAGAGGACCGGTTCAAAACAGGCGTCCACATCCCGGAAAATTCTCACCCACTCATCCCGCGTTTTCGAGCGTATGATCGCTCGCACCTCCTTTTTCACCTCCGAAAGGTTGCCCGGCACCACTCCGCCGGACACGAGATCGGGCCGGCCGATGGCCTCCAAAAAGGCGGCGGAAAACTTCGGCTCCAGACCGCCGAAAGACATGTATTCACCATCCGAAGTCTCATAGAAATCGTAGAGCGATCCACCGTTCAACAGGTGTTCTTCTCTTTTTGGACCAAGGCCGTCCACCAAAAAATCCGTTCCCGCAAGTGCATTGAAGGGCGCCATGCAGTCAGTCATGGCAACGTCCAGGTGTTGTCCCTTGCCCGTGGCGTTTCGACAGAACACACCCGCCAAAATGGCGATGACCGCACTTTGAGACCCGCCCGCCAAGTCGGCCGCCTGAAACGCGGACAAGACAGGGCCTGTCTCCTTCCGTCCCGAATAGGACATCACGCCGGCCTGGGACAAATAGTTGATGTCATGTCCCGCCCTCTGTTCCATGGGCCCGTTCTGCCCATAGCCCGTCAAGGAACAATACACCAGTTCCGGATTCACGTGCTTCAGGCGGTCGTAGTCCAGTTCGAGTTTGGCCATGACTCCCGGCCGAAACTGTTCGATAAGAACGTCATACGTTTGGATCAGGCGATGGACGATCTCTTTGGATCGTGGTTTCTTGAGATCGAGCGTGATGGCCCGTTTACCGCGCCCCAGGTAAGCCAGTTTACTCGAAACGCCGGACGATCCGATAAACGGGGGAAGCAGTTCCACGAGGTCGGGCCGGGATCCGGATCCGGCCCGAAGCACATCCGCGCCCATATCCGCCAAGATGAGCGTTGCAAAAGGTCCCGGCAACAGTGTAGTGAAATCCAATACTTTTAATCCATCGAGCGGTCCAGGCATCAGAAACTCCTTTGGTCTGGTGAGGTAAGCCTGCTATTGTATCAAAGTGACTCGAAATTCCAACGGGGCGTTTCCACGCGAGGGGTCAAGACCTGACGGATGATACGCGGAAGGAGTTCTTGAGGCAAGGCGTTTCCAGGCTGCCATGGCGCGCATTCGGACCGAGCCTTACAGGGTCTTGCACATACCGGCCACATCCCGAGCGACCGGCGCCGGCCAACTCATAGGAGGAGCCTTTTGCATGCTCATAAACGCCGACAAATCCAATTATAAGATGGTTCGTTTCGGACGATATGTCCTTTTTGCAGCCGCGGCCTGCCTGCTTTTGATGTCTGCAGCGTCGGATTGCCGGGCCGTGGCGGTGTTGCGGCACAACCTCGACGTAACGCTGAGCCCGGGGACACAGGAACTCTCCGGCACGGATACCATGACCGTGCGAACGGGAGGCGAACGGGTGCTGCCGTTCCTCCTGGCGCCCAAAGCGCGCGTCCAGGCAGTAACTTCTGGTGCACAGGAGGCCGAGTTCGAATTCGACAAGGGCCGGCTCATGGTGCATGTGCCGCCGGACGTGACCGGAGACCCCATACGCCTTCAAGTGACCTACTCCGCCGTCTTCAGTGACCGCGCCCCGGTGGAGCCGCTGAACGATGAGGATCCAGGTTACGGCTTCGTGGGATCTATTTCTGAAGACGGAGTATTTCTACTGCCGGAAGCCGGGTGGTATCCCGAGCTGCCCGGCGGCATGCCTCTCTTTC
The sequence above is a segment of the Deltaproteobacteria bacterium genome. Coding sequences within it:
- a CDS encoding CoA transferase — its product is MPGPLDGLKVLDFTTLLPGPFATLILADMGADVLRAGSGSRPDLVELLPPFIGSSGVSSKLAYLGRGKRAITLDLKKPRSKEIVHRLIQTYDVLIEQFRPGVMAKLELDYDRLKHVNPELVYCSLTGYGQNGPMEQRAGHDINYLSQAGVMSYSGRKETGPVLSAFQAADLAGGSQSAVIAILAGVFCRNATGKGQHLDVAMTDCMAPFNALAGTDFLVDGLGPKREEHLLNGGSLYDFYETSDGEYMSFGGLEPKFSAAFLEAIGRPDLVSGGVVPGNLSEVKKEVRAIIRSKTRDEWVRIFRDVDACFEPVLSLEEALTSPHSEARGLVVSVPAGGGTTVRQLAHPIKFSETAPHYRHIGCKPGTHNREVMTELGYPEEEIELMRQEGIFN